Sequence from the Desulfovibrio sp. UIB00 genome:
GCCAGCCAATCAGGTCATGACTGCCGCGCCCGATCTGACCTACTTTGAATTTCTTACAGTACTGGCCCTGCTGGGTTTTGCGCGCAAGGGCGTGGAGCTTGCCGTGCTTGAGGCTGGCCTTGGCGGCAAACACGACGCCACAACCGCCGTTGCCGCCGACCTCATGTGCTATGCGCCCATCGCCCTTGACCACAAGGACATCCTTGGCCCCACCCTTGTCGACATTGCGACAGACAAGGCCGCAGCCATACGTTGCGCCGCGCCCGTGTGCAGCGTCGCGCAGTTTCCCGAAGCCGCAAAAATCCTTGAACGCGAGGCCCGTAGCCACAACGCGCCCTTCATCAGGGCTTGCCCGGTTGCCGCAGATACCAGCCTTGGCCTCAGCGGCCCTCACCAACGCGCCAACGCAGGCCTGGCCCTCACAGCATGGCGCGAGCTTGCCCCCATGCTGGGCAAAAATACGGACGACACGACGGCGCAGGCTCAAGGGCTGGCGCAAGCTTTTATGCCGGGTCGCTTGCAGCGGGTGCCGGGTACAGATCAGTATCCTCCGCTGCTGCTTGACGGCGCCCACAATCCGCACGGCATGGCCGCGCTTATCAAGGCCCTGCGCGCCGAAGGCCTGCAACCCGCCGGAGCGGTATTTTCCTGCCTTGCAGACAAAGACTGGTTGCCTGCCGCCCAGATGCTCAAGCACTATCTGGGCGAAGCCCCCATGTTTGTGGTTACACTGGGCAACCACCGGGCCGCAGCAGCGCAAGACATAGCCGCCGCCTGCAACGCCCTGCCGCCGGCCACGGCGCAGGCCTTGCCCGAAGGCCCACAGGGATTGGCAAAGGCTCTTGAACTGGCACGCGCCCTGCCCGCCGCCACCGAGGCCCGCCCGGTGCTCATGACAGGTTCGCTGTACCTGCTTTCGGAATTTTTTACGCAGCACCCCCAATGGCTGCTGCAAGCGCAGCTTCACTAAGCGCAGGCAAACCCTCCGCAGTCATGGCTTACGGCGCAGCATGGCAGACCAAGCCCAAGCCGCCGTGCTCGCGTATTTTTCATTTTTTGCGGTTAACGCAGTATAAAGGACGCCCATGCAAAATCTTTTTCGCGCCATTCCCGCCGTAGACGCCAGCATTGCCGCGCTGCACCGCGCGGATGCCGCACTGGGCGACAGCCAGCAAACGCCGCACGCGCTGCTGCGCGATCTTGTGGTCGCCTATTGGGATATTCGGCGGGATGACATCCGCGCCGGGCGCTGCACCACCCCCGAAGACCTGCACCTTGAACGCCAGCTGCCAGGCCTGCTGGCCTTTGTGCAGCGAGGGCTGCGGCCCCGTTTCCAATCGGCGCTCAACGCCACGGGCGTTGTGGTGCATACCAACATGGGGCGCTCCGTACTGGCCGAAGAAGCCCGAGAAGCCGTGCTGCGGGCAGCTACCGGCTACTGCAATCTGGAACTGAATCTCGCCACAGGTGGCCGGGGCAGCCGTCACGCACTGGTGGAAGAACTCATTTGCCGCGTCACCGGGGCCGAGGCGGCCCTTGTGGTCAATAACAATGCCGCCGCCGTGCTGCTGGTGCTCGACACCTTCTGCAAGGGCGGCGAGGTTATTGTTTCACGCGGCGAGCTGGTGGAAATAGGCGGCAGCTTCCGCATTCCAGAAGTAATGGAAAAAAGCGGGGCCACCCTGCGCGAGGTGGGGGCCACCAACCGCACACACCTTCGCGATTACCGCGCCGCCATCAACGAAAACACGCGCGCGCTCATGCGCGTGCACACGTCCAACTACCGGATTGTGGGCTTTCATGCCGCCGTGGCCCTGCCCGAACTGGCAGAACTGGCTCGCGAGCACAACCTGCCGCTCATTGAAGACCTCGGCAGCGGCAGTCTTATGGATTTTTCTTCCTGCGGCCTTCCCAACGAACCCACCGTGCCGGAAGTACTCTCGCAGGGCGCGGATATCGCGACTTTTTCGGGTGACAAGGTGCTTGGCGGCCCTCAGGCTGGCATCATCACCGGGCGCAAGAGCATGGTGGAAAAACTCAAAAGCAATCCGCTCACGCGGGCGCTGCGCTGCGACAAGCTGTGCCTCTCCGCTCTTGAGGCCACCCTGCGCCTGTACCTTGACCCGGAAAAAGCCCGCAAAAGCGTACCGACCCTGCGCATGATAACCTGCCCCCCCGATGAACTTGCCAAGGCAGCCCGCAATCTGGCAAACCGCCTGCGCAAGGGGCTTAATGCAGACAGCACCCTGTGCGAGGTAGGCTTGCGCGAGGATGTGTCGCGCGTGGGCGGCGGCGCGTTTCCGCAATACGACCTGCCCACGACCCTTGTACGGCTCAGGCCTACGGCATGCAGCCCCACGGCCCTCAAGGCTGCCCTGCTTGAGACGGTTCCCCCGCTCATTGGGCGGCTGGAAGGCGATGCCTTCTGCCTTGACCCGCGCACACTTGATGTCAAAGAATACCCCGAGGTACTACGCGTTCTGCGTCAGGCGCTGAACGCTGCAAACCCTCAACAGGCATAATACGCGCAACCCATTGCGTGAGATAAAAGGAACAGCATCATGGAAAAGAATCTTGCCTACAAGCCCAAAAGCATCTGGGACAACGCCGACGCCAAAACCCGCAAGGAAATGGAAGCTCTGGCCCAGCGCTATATCGACTTTATCACCCACTGCAAGACAGAGCGCGAAACAGTGGAATACGTGCGCCAGCGCCTTGCCGAGCATGGTTACGCGGAAGATTTCAGCGGCGACCGCGTTATGCGTTCCCTGCGCGGCAAGGCCATTTTTGCGGCCCGCAAGGGTGCACTGCCCCTGAGCCAGGGGCTTTCGCTGCTGGCGGCCCACGCCGACACCCCCCGCCTTGATTTCAAGCAGCGCCCGCTCATCGAACAGCCCGGCGTTGCTCAGGCAAAAACCCACTACTACGGCGGTATCCGCAAATATCAGTGGCTGGCGCGGCCCCTGGCCCTGCACGGCGTTATCGTGCGTGAAAATGGCGAAACCCTGACCGTGACCATCGGCGAAAAACCCGGCGAGCCAGTGTTCTGCATTGCCGACCTTTTGCCCCATCTGGCCCAGAAGCAGGTTACGCAGCCGGTCAGCGAAGCCTTTGAGGCCGAAAAACTCAATATCATTCTGGCCCACAGCACGCCCAAGGCTGGCAAATCCGGCAAGGACGATGCGCCCAAAGACCCCATCAAAACCCAGCTGCTCGAACTGCTGCACAAAAAATACGGCATCTGCGAAGAAGACCTCATCACTGCCGAGCTTCAGGCTGTGCCCGCTGGCCCGGCCCGCTTTGTGGGCTTTGACAAGGCAATGATCGGCGGCTA
This genomic interval carries:
- a CDS encoding aminopeptidase, with protein sequence MEKNLAYKPKSIWDNADAKTRKEMEALAQRYIDFITHCKTERETVEYVRQRLAEHGYAEDFSGDRVMRSLRGKAIFAARKGALPLSQGLSLLAAHADTPRLDFKQRPLIEQPGVAQAKTHYYGGIRKYQWLARPLALHGVIVRENGETLTVTIGEKPGEPVFCIADLLPHLAQKQVTQPVSEAFEAEKLNIILAHSTPKAGKSGKDDAPKDPIKTQLLELLHKKYGICEEDLITAELQAVPAGPARFVGFDKAMIGGYGQDDRICVFTALEALLEAEATGRSMAVIFWDKEEIGSDGASGAASRFMQYCVEDLTRAWEKDVPPSHVLLETRALSADVSAALDPDYQDVHEKQNAALLGYGPVFSKFTGSRGKYGASEADAEFFGALRGLFNGKGIAWQTAELGKVDLGGGGTVALFLAAYGMQVIDLGPAILSMHSPFELASSADLFATKQAFRAFLEAQL
- the selA gene encoding L-seryl-tRNA(Sec) selenium transferase — encoded protein: MQNLFRAIPAVDASIAALHRADAALGDSQQTPHALLRDLVVAYWDIRRDDIRAGRCTTPEDLHLERQLPGLLAFVQRGLRPRFQSALNATGVVVHTNMGRSVLAEEAREAVLRAATGYCNLELNLATGGRGSRHALVEELICRVTGAEAALVVNNNAAAVLLVLDTFCKGGEVIVSRGELVEIGGSFRIPEVMEKSGATLREVGATNRTHLRDYRAAINENTRALMRVHTSNYRIVGFHAAVALPELAELAREHNLPLIEDLGSGSLMDFSSCGLPNEPTVPEVLSQGADIATFSGDKVLGGPQAGIITGRKSMVEKLKSNPLTRALRCDKLCLSALEATLRLYLDPEKARKSVPTLRMITCPPDELAKAARNLANRLRKGLNADSTLCEVGLREDVSRVGGGAFPQYDLPTTLVRLRPTACSPTALKAALLETVPPLIGRLEGDAFCLDPRTLDVKEYPEVLRVLRQALNAANPQQA
- a CDS encoding cyanophycin synthetase, which encodes MSNTFSTPADIQRHLDSLGLFHMDMGLGRMRRTLAALDLTRPPFVVAQVLGTNGKGSTSSFLASLALAHGCRVGLYTSPHFVSPTERIRIGGPNDAACAPWPADDWVEPANQVMTAAPDLTYFEFLTVLALLGFARKGVELAVLEAGLGGKHDATTAVAADLMCYAPIALDHKDILGPTLVDIATDKAAAIRCAAPVCSVAQFPEAAKILEREARSHNAPFIRACPVAADTSLGLSGPHQRANAGLALTAWRELAPMLGKNTDDTTAQAQGLAQAFMPGRLQRVPGTDQYPPLLLDGAHNPHGMAALIKALRAEGLQPAGAVFSCLADKDWLPAAQMLKHYLGEAPMFVVTLGNHRAAAAQDIAAACNALPPATAQALPEGPQGLAKALELARALPAATEARPVLMTGSLYLLSEFFTQHPQWLLQAQLH